The sequence ACGGCGCTGCTCCAGCCTCAACGCATGCGTGACCGCCTGCCGGTGCCACGTGAATCCAAAGTCCGTCCTGGCGGTATGGGCCATGAAGGCAGCATCGCCCTCAGGACTACTAAGGCTCCACTCATCCGCCACCGCCTCACCCAGGCAATTGAGGAAGGGGGACGGAGGTCTGCGTGACCGTGGCGCGGGCCGTCAGCACGAGGTGGCCTTCATCCAGCAGCCACTGCCGGCAGGTGTCCCAGAGACCGCCCACCTTGAGGCCGCCATGGTCCTGCTCCTGGAACACCCAGACCACTTCAATCTCGTCGTGCAGGTAGCTGTCGGTGCGGGCCTGCAGTTGGTGCAGGGTCAGGGGACTGAGTTGGGCTTCCACCGCCACGCGCGTGCCGTCCGTCAGGGTGATCAGGGCGTCGGCAATGCGGCCGAGGTGGGCAAAACGCACCTCGTATTCCAGTGAGGCCACCTGCTGCCCAAAGTGACGCCGGAGGGCTTCACCGGCGGCGCGTTTGAGCGCCTGATGCTGGGGACTTTCCTTCTCGCTCTCCGCTTCGAATGGACACTCGCTCGCTTCACGCTTGTGGGCGAAGTACCAGGCCCGGATCGCGCCCATGCGGGGGGTCATCGGTTTGGCGCAGAACTTGCACTGCCACGTCTGCGCCAGGATCTCGTCCCGGGTTCGTTTCTGGCGGAGGGTGGGCATATCCAGCGGCTTGGGGTCATGGCCGTCTCGGATCAGCAGGGCAGAAATCACGGTGCCCTCAGCGGTGGCGGCCGAACACACCCGGCGACTTCAGCGGATGCTGGACGCCCCAGTAGGCATCCCAGGTCGGGATGATGATGAGCGCGCAGAGCCACACCACACCCATGACGTCCCCGGTACTGGGCACGAACCAGCCGATCAGGAAAGGGGCCAACAGCCCCAGGAGCAGCACCGCGCTCCCACCTCGGGTCGAGCGCAGCCAGTGCACGTCGCGGCCCAGGCCTCGCCACGCCACCCAGGCGGCCACCACCCAGCCGATCAGGCGGGTGAGCATCCAGGTCTGCATGGACGGCGTCCAGGCATCGGCCAGGGTGTACAGCACCAGGTACAGGCTGAACAGCGCGCCGGACAGCACCACCAGGGACCTGGAGGCGAGCAGCATCAGCCGGTCTGCGCGCTTGACGGTGCCCCTTTGGGTGTCGGGGGCCTCGTAGGAGGCGCACAGGCCAATCACCTCGGGGAGATGCGAGAGGGCGCTGAGGAGAGGATGGGGTTGGGTTTCGCACACGGCCAGCCAATCGCGTTCGTAGTCTGCCCGGATGGGTCGGGGCAGGGGGAGGCAGAGGAGGGCCATGAGTCGGTCGAGGGTGGGATTGGCGGGCATCTGGTCTCCTTTGCGTTCAGCCCAGAACGAGGCGGCCGGGCAGTCGGGGGGCGTCTTTGAGTTCGGCTTCGGCGAGCGCCCGACCTTCTGAGGTCAGCTGGTAGTACCGGCGTTTGCGGCGGCCCTCGACGGCTTCATCGATGTCTTCGAGGGCACTGGTGAGATAGCCGGCCCGGGTGAGTCGCTCAAGGGCCGGGTAGAGCGCCCCGTTGCTGACGTTGGCCGCGCGGGCGATTTCCAGGCCGTAATGCTCGCGGTGGGGGTCGGCGTACAGCACCCCCAGGATCCGGAGGATGGTCAGGGACATTCTGAATTTACCCATGGTCTTAGTATGACACTCCCCCCATGGTCTTAGTCAATGACTGGAGTCCGGTTGACGCGACCGCCAACTTTACCAAGCGCGACTGTTGAGTGCGCCCAAAAGCTCAAAAGTGCGCCCAGCGCTGGATCTGAACAGGCTATGTGCTGCCCTTTGCTTGTGGTCCGTTCGCGCTGGGCGCACAGGTCGTAGAATCTTTCTTACGAAAGATAGCCTATAGGCAGTTATATTTCAGTCTATAGACTTATATTTCAGATAGTCTAGAGGCGATGAAATGGTCTGACATTGAAACCACCCTGAAGGCTGCCATCCGAGAGAAACGGGGGGCACAAAGCGAAATTGCGCGCCGCCTTGGCATCAAGCCTGGGAGTGTCGCCAACTATGTGAGCGGCTCGAACAGCATCCCCACGCCCCATCTCGACACGATTCTCACCGTCATGGGCATGACCCTCCACTTGGGCGACGCCTCCACGGTTGATATCCGCAATTTCCTGATTCAAATGAGCGAACAGCCTGACCAGCAGTTCTTCGATTCCAGCGGACAGGGCCGCCATGTCTATCACTATGGCGAAACCGAAATTGCGGGCGTCACCGACCTGGTGTGGTACAGCCCAGGGCTCTGGTGGGTCAAACTGCGCCACCCGAAATTTCGTGCTCACACGCTTGGCACCCTGCAACATACCGGTGAAACCGTCCTCGCAGACACCTATCACGTGCTTGACGGACCGTTCAAAGGGTACGGGGTGGCTGTCTCCGCCAATCTGATTCACCTGTGGGCACCAGGCTTGCCCGGCACGCCCGAACATCCGGCCCCTTACCTCAACTGACACCTTGACTTTCGGGGTCCTCCTCCACGGCACCAGCAGCACCACTGTCCAACACGGCTGCATTTCTCCTGACCCTGAGCCGTTAGCGCCTTCTCGAAGAGTGTGAACGCTGTGCCTCCTCTTGAAGAGCCATCAGAGCGGCAACTCTCTACTTCACGTGAGACCGTGTGGACCCGCAGGTCCACCGCCGGGTAGTAACCACATTCGCCCGAAAACACCCGTTAAGAGTGTCTTTACTGTCCTACTGGAGTTTTTAAGGTGAGAGAAGTTCAGAGGTTGTTGAATAGCCACACCTCGAACTGTAGGCCGCACATCATATGTAGCTGATGCTAGAGCGGTCACAAAATCGCACGAAGCTCGCGGGCAACACAACAAAGCGAACTGGTTTCCTTCCAGTCCTAGATTCTCTCTGCGCGCTCAAATGCCACCCTAAAGCGTGTTGGGAGTTGACTAACACAGCATTGAGGCAGTTTCAGCCTAACGTAATTGCTACCAAACCCACAGGTACTTAACATATAAGTTTACAAAATTCAACTTATATGTTAACCTAGCAGCATGCCGCCGGTGAACCCCATCCCAAACTTCGACCAGCGCGGTTTGCTGCCAGCTGGCGATTACCACGTAACCTTTGACCAGATTCGGCACTTCCACCTTGTTCAGGGTGACGGTTCAAGCGCGACGTGGGACACAACCTGGCGGCGGAGTTTGGTTGATCACTGCGAGGTAATGGTGCGACAGTTGTGGGCAGCCGGGGTCACCACGATCGTGCTCGACGGCTCATTCGTTGAGGCCAAAGACCGCCCCAGCGACATCGACGGCTATTTCGAGTACGACGTGAACGGGTTGGCGATACTAGTGGCGCGACTCAACGCAGGTGATCCTGAGCGAATTTGGGACTGGAATCCGAACAGACGCACGCTGGATGTCGCCACTGGGAAACGTCAGCTGCCGATGTGGCATCGCCATCACGTGGAGTTGTACCCGCATGTCGGACAGCCTTCTGGCATTCCCAACCGCCACGGGCATCCTCAACTTTTTCCCGCCGCCTTTCGGCAACAGCGTGGCACGTACGAACCCAAAGGCGTTCTGGTCGTGGTTCAACCACAAGGAGGAGTGCAATGATCAGGAACGACACAGAGTACAAGCGGGTTCTGCAGCAGATTGAGGAGGGCCGGGCCCACTTCCACGCCCAGCGGGCCAGTTTTCAGGAGCAAGGCGTTCCCGTAGAAGCTGCAGACATCGCGCTTCAAGCCACCGAGAGTTTCCTCCTGGGTCTGGAAGAGGACGCGGCGGCGTATCTGAACGCCAAGAGCGGTCACCTCACCCCCCTGGGCGACCTCAAGCACATCGGGCGCTGGCTGATTCATGCTCGCATCGCCCGCGGGCTTTCACAAAGGGAGCTGGCCGAGCGCCTCCAGGTTTCCGAGGCACAAGTCTCCCGCGACGAGCGTAATGAATATTCGAAGGTGGGGGTTGACCGCGCGCAGGCAATTCTCGACGCGATGGGTGTTGCATTACGCGTTGTAGAAGATCGGCATACAACTATTCCCACTGCGGAGAGTGCCGCCTACACCATCCCATTTGAAACTCACAGCGTACCTTCCTCTGAGGTGGACAGCGAGCTGTACCGCATCGCTGGGAATTTTCGAGCCAAGAAGAACCTATCGCCTGAAAAGACACGTCAGATTGCTCACGCCCTGAATAACCTGCTCAACACGCTTGCTGAGGACGACAGTCCAGCGGTACGACAGGAGTAGTCTTATGGCCAAGACCGCCCCACCCTTCACGCATGACCATCTTGAACACCTTCAGCAGAATGCCGACGTGCTGCGTGCCCAGGTGGGAGCCGGTCCAGACGGGCCAGTGGATGCTTTCGCCCTAGCGGCGGTCTTCGGTGCCCGTATCGAGTACCTGGATGGAGACGTCGACCCGGGTGATTTTTCGGGCATGGTCACCATGCACGCGGGCCAGCCCGTGATCGTACTCAACCGGAACATGTCTGCTGAGCGCCGGAATATTACCCTGCTTGAGGAGCTGTGCCACTTGCACTACCGGCATCCGGTAGAGGAATGGGACGACCAGGGGCGGCAGCACACCAACGTAACCGAGTCGGAGGCGTATCAGACTGGGGCTGCCGTGCTGCTGCCCGCCATCGTCGTGGCCAAAGCCGTATACAAGAACCGCGCCGCTGCCGACGTGGCCCGTGAGTATGGAGTAAGCAAAGAACTATTCGAGATGCGCGTCAAGGTGCTGGGTCTGTGGCCCCACTATCAGGGGAGGAAGGCCGCATGATACCCGCTATCCAGAATTCGGTGGAAACAATGCTTCTGAGACGTTGGGAGGCCACCCGGCCCGAATCTCTGCGTGAGTTTGACCAGATTCCCATGGTGGGAACAGACCTTGTGGAGAGTGTCAAGGTCGCGGCCCGGCGGCTGGCCGACCGGCGCGTCGTCTTCATGGGCGACCATGATGGCGTCAGTGTACTCATCGGGATGTTCGCCTCCCGTGGCCTTGTACCGGCACCTAAACGCATGCACCTGCTTGATTTCGATGAGCGCCTTCTTGATCGGGCCCGACTGATAGCGACCGAATACGGCTTTTCGCACCTGCTGAACGCCGAGTTATACAACGTTTTTGATATGGTGCCTGCCCATCTCATTGGCGCTTTTGACGCCTACTATACGAATCCACCGTACGGGATGAGCAATGACGGCGAGAGCGTGAGGTTGTTCATGGCCCGCGCCATGGAGATGGCGAATGCCCCGGGGTCGCTGGGGCAGGTCGTCTTGCCCTGCGATCCGCAGCGGCCCTGGACCCAAAACGCTGCTGCCCGCACCACGCAATTTGCCGAGGCGTACAGTTGGGACGCCATAGAAATGCTCTGTGAGCGGCACGGCTATCATCTCGACGACGATCCACAGTTACGGTCAGCGCTGCTGACGCTTCATGCGCGAGGGGGAAACCGGCTACCTCTGCCGTGGCAAGGTAGAGACGTGCCTCATCAAGAGATTCCCTATTTCTACGGCCGGTCCGTTGCGCCGCCCTATCCCCGCTACATCTTGAGCGACGGTCAGCGTGTACAGTCAACGCAGGTGGCGTCCTAGTGCAGCCGGAGCCAACAGCACCTGCCACTTGGATTTTCCAGGCCAACCCCCAGCAGTACGATATCGCCGCTTCACTGGCTGCAGAGCGGGTGGAGTTGTGGAACTTACGTCAACACGCATCGAAAGTGAAATTGGGCGACCGGGTGTTGGTGTGGATTTCAGGCCGGAAGTCCGGCATTTATGCGGTGGGCGAGGTCATCAGCGCTCCTATGGATCAACCGGATTCCACTGTGGGACGGCGTTACTGGAAGTCCGCAGGCGGGCATCAGGTCTGGCCACGCGTCGAGGTGCGCTACAGCCAAGTGCTACTCGACCGCCCGCTCTACAAGAAGTACCTGGAGTTCGATGCAGCGCTAACTCAGTTGGCGATCCTCCGTCAGCCCCGGGGCACAAACTTCGCTGTGTCAGCGAACGAGTGGGAGGCGTTGAACAGTTGGCTGTCGAGTTAGCCCCTAGACGCGGTGCTCATGAGGGCATGAAATTGTGTCAGATATGGATGTAGAGGTACTGCAACGGGACCTTCGCCGGTTCTCGGAGCGTCGGGGCTGGGGTCGCCACCACAACCCCAAGAGTCTGGTAATGGCCCTCACTGTAGAGGTCGCTGAATTGGTAGAGCACTTTCAGTGGCTTACGGAAGATGAGTCGTTTCACCCTACCGATCTGGAAGGTGTACAGGAAGAGGTGGCCGACGTCCTTATTTATCTGGTTCAAATTGCCGACCGGCTTAACATTGACGTTACTGAGGCCGTGACCCAGAAAATGAAACGCAACGCCGACAAGTACCCTGAACCGATGACTGCGCTGTGCGCTGACGGTGGGCCTTACTGTATGGTCGAACCGATGGGTAAATGAAGCCAACGCCATAGCGCCAAGTTCGCGGTCAATCGAGCGAAGCTGCAAACCCCGAGACTCTCTGCTTGCTCGATTGCCTCCCTAATGCCCGTTGAAAGTTGGTTGGCAGAACATTTGAGCGCTTAACGGGTATTTTCGGGCGAATGTGGTTATTACCCGACCGCCTGCCGCAGAGGGACGTTGAGATGTAACAGCAGAGGCGTGTCCCTCACTCCACGTGCGTCTGAAAACGGGCTAGGGCATGCCCAAAATGTGACCTCTACCCCTGGGCGACGATCCGCCGCTCCAAGCGGTCGCGGTCCTCAATTGCCTGTGACCTTCCCTGGTGATCCATGACCGAGAGGGTAAAGCCCTGGACCCCTGCCACTGCCCGCACCTGGAAGGGCTGGCCACCGTTCACGCACAGGGTGTCACCCACCTGCACCTCGCGCAGATCGTGGACTTGTTGCCAGACGCGCTGGCGAGCGTGCCACTGTTCATCTTCCAACAGGACGTCCAGTTCGGCCAGAAGATCAACCACGGGCCGTCCAGCCGCCACCGCTGCGCGAATGTCTGCCTGGGCTGCCTCTGGAAACCGGGTGCGCGCCCCCCGGAGGACCGCCTGCACTTCCCGCGCCAGCGAACTGTGCAAGGCCTTCAGGGCACCCTCGTCCAGGGTGGTGGGCCAATTCAGCGAAGGGGGTGGGGACTGCCGGGCCCGCAGGGCCGCCCCTTCCAGAGCGTCCCAGAAGGCCAGGTGGGCCTCGGTTGGTGTCAGGGTGGTCGGCAGACTGGCCCCGAAGGGAAATCCCGCCGGCAGGCGCGCTTCCAGCTGCGCTAGGCGTGGCTCCAGGCCCTCGCCATGCAGCCAGAGCCGGGCCCAGCTGAAGCGACCGCCAGTAGCCTGCGGCGATGAACCGGAAAGCGGCCAAGAGGGAGGGGCTGTGCGGCGTAGGCGCGCTCGGCTCCAACCAAACCGCTCGCTGACGATCTCCGGCAAGGTCGCCTGCGCCAGAGCGAACAGCACCGCCTGCCGTTCATCTTGCAGGTAGGCCCAGGTCACATCGTCTGGGGTGTGTAGCGCGGCCAGCACCCCAGGGCCTTCCTGTTCACATAGGGTGGCCAGTAGAGGCAGCAGTTCTGGCTCCTCAAAGAGCTCGCCGAAGTGTGGGCGGGCCCGTTCCAGGTCATGCATGACCTCGCCCTCATCAACGGCCGCCAGCTGATGATCCAGTGTCCGCAGGTTCAACACCGTGCCCGTGACGGGATACAGGGCCACATGAGCCTGGGCGGTCATCAGGGCTCTGTGAAGCACGGTCAGCCCTGCCCTCTCCATCTGGGCCAGGACCTGCTGGGCCTCACCTGGGGGCAGGGTCAGGCCGAGCCTAGCGAGACTCGCCTGGAGGCGCTCTTCGAGACCCAGCAGGGGGTTGACCACGCCTTTGCCCTGCTGAAGGGCGGCCGAGTAGTGGTTCCAACTGCGTTGGGCCGCTAACTGGGCGCGCAGCTCGATGGCCTGACTACGCTTGATGATGAGACCGCGCGCGTTCAATTCGTCCTGCAGCGCTTGGGCCTGGGTTTTGGCCAGTGCTGACCAGAGGGTGGCGAAAGGGGCGTCGTGGTGCATGGTCACTCCGGTCCAGGCGGACGGAAGCGTGGTTCCTGCGTTGCCCCGCTCCGCCTGGATGGGGGAGTGAGGAGGAAGAGTGTGCTTCAGAGGTGGTGCGCTGACCATTCGCCAAACCCCGGCAGGGGTGCAGGATGCAGGCTGTCAGTGAGCCTGAGCCAGTCAACCAGTCCAGCAGGTCACTGTCAAGCAAGATGCAGCATCGGTACTGAAGCCTTCTGCTCGCTCAGCGCCGGAGGTCCAAATTCCCTTGCACGGGCCCAGCGCCGATGGTGCCGGTCACCTGTGTGGACGTGACATGGGCCTTGAGCGACCCAAACGCCAGACCGTTGCCATCGACCAGCTGACCGGAGACGAAGGTCCCGCCGGTCTGTGGCCTGATCTCGCCCTGGAAGCCATAGGTGCCGAAGGGCGTCTCGACCTGCACCGTTTTGGGCTCGGAGAGCAGGTTGAGGTGCAGCGTGATGTTCGCGCTGCCAACGGCACCACTGGCCAGCCCCCGGTAAGTCCCGGAGCTCAACGCCTGGGACACCGGTGCGGCGCCAGCGGAGGGCCCCAGCTGGCCCTGGATGAGCGGCCACAGATAGAAGGCGGCGCCGATCACCAGCAGGGTGCCCAAGACCGCGCCCACCCCGCCCCCTGCTTTTGGTGGGGCGCCGGGTGCCGGCGAGGTGGCCACCGCCGACACAGCGGCCACCGGGCGCAGCAGCGCGCGGCGCAGGGTGCGCTTCTCCAGGGCGTGGCGCACTTCGTTGATCACGAGCAGCCCGCAAAGGGCCAGCAGGGCGTAAAGCACCTGATAGGGATGGAGCTGCACGTAACGCGCCAGTTCGGTCATGGACCTTCAGGGTACAGGAGGGCGCCGGCCCGCACATTCAGTGCCCTGGCTGTTTGACGCATGCGCCAACGTCACCACCCGTCTACCCTGAGGGCATGAGCCTACCTTTGCCGTCCTGGCATTCCATGCGTCGCGGGCGGGCCGCCTGACTCCCTGAGCCTGCTCAGGACCCGGCCTCGCCCACTCTGGCCCCGCGGTGGGGTGAACCCATCAAGAACCTGGTGCGCCTTGAGGGGGAAAAGCGCGCGGTGTTGCGCACAGCGGACGAGTTGCTGTACCAGGCCAAGGCCTTTGGCCGCAACCGCGTCGTGACGAACCTGGGGCGCGTGACGCACGCCGGAGACGAAGGCCAGCCGTTCGGCGCCCGGGTGGGGTCAACCACCTGACGCTCACCGCGCAACGCGTGAAGCAGGGCGTGTAGCGTTGGAGCGCGGAGGGGCCCGCCTCTAGAATGGGAAGTGCGACGGTGATGCTCTGCCGCAGCTCCCTCAGCGCCAACCGGTGTCCGCCGTCGTCCAAATCAAAATCATTGGCACCAGTTCTACACCTGCCTTGAGCGAATGCTCCTGCGCCGTCATGGACTTCTCGAGGCCTTGAACCGTCACTTGACCCCACTCACCCGCAGGTGGGCCATCTCCTGGCGCGGCGTCGTGCTGAACAACCGCGTGTACTCACGCGTAAATTGCGACGCGCTGGCGTACCCCACCTGCCGGCTGACCGCCCCCACATCCAGACCCGCGCTGTACAGCCGCCGGGCTTCTTGCAGGCGCACGTTCTTCTGAAATTGCAGCGGACTCAGCCCCGTCACCGCCTTAAGGCGGGCATGGAACGTCGACACTCCCATATAGCTGCCCTGCGCCAGCGCCTCAATATTCAGCGGGCATCGAAATGGTCCTGAATCCACGCAATGGCCCGCTCGATTTTCTGGCCGCTTATCCTCGCGTTGCCCTCCTCCAGCAACCTGCCATAAGTCACCGCGAATAGGGATTGACACAGAGCTACATCGCTACCAAGTTAGGATTCCCTCCCCTCAGCGCATAGCTTCGCCGATGAAAGGACTGGATCATTCCTCAGCGTGGTAAAATCGGCAGTGCGAATTGCGACGTTAGACCAGCTCCTAGACGCTCTTGATGGCCTATTTGCTGATGGCTCTGATTGGACTCGGCGAGAGCAGGACGACCCTTGGATTCGGATTTTCAGCCAGGATACTCACCCTCTGAATTCCAATCTTCCTGATGCCAATTTGGTCTCCTGGTTGAGGCAAGGTCTGCTTCCGTCCGGGGAGGCTCGGACGGCACTTGATCTCGGTTGTGGCTTAGGTCGCAATACTCGCTGGTTCGCTCGACAGGGATACCAAGCCACCGGCATCGACCTCTCCGCATATGCGGTCAATCAAGCGCAGGCGCGCTCCAACGAAGGAGATGTCACGTTTCTTGAGGGAGATGTCCTGCGCGAGCATATTTCTGGCGGGCCTTTTGATGTGATCTATGACTCAGGCTGCTTCCATCATCTTCCACCGCATCGGCGATTGTCTTATCTCCGGACCCTGGAGAAGGTTCTAAAACCTGGCGGATTGTTCGGTATCTGCACCTTTGCGTGGGGGCAGATGGGCAGTGAGGAAGACGATGTCACGCTCCTGCGCCAGGGACATCTTGAAGGCGGAATCGCGTACACCATGGACGATCTTCGCCAGGTCTTTTCTTCGTTGGAATTTTTGGAAGGTGGTGCTCTTCAGGTCGAGTCAGGTCAGACAGAAGAGGTCTTCGACATGCCGTTCCTCCATGCAGCGCTGTTCCGACGGCCTCAAGAACAGCAGGATGGAAGTTGAATCGCACAGCAGAGGCAAGGACCGGGTAGCGATCAGCCACTGAGGTCAATGAACTTTAGGTTGTGTGCCAGGACGCCCAGCGCGACCTTTAACCGCAGGCTGAGGTGCGTTTTCACCTGACCCCAACGCAGTCCCGCACCAGCAAGGACAGAGAAGGCAGACTCGATCGCTTTCCTCGCGGCCCCGTATTCTTTCAGCCTGTCTGGCATTGAGTTTGAAAGGTGTCAGGCATGTCCCTGACTGATACCCCTTATCTCCGATTTGTTTTGGGCCACCATAGAAGGAAAGCCTGGGAAATGATGGAGCTTCACAAAGCGCCACCAGCGGCTGAAATACGGCGCCTTGTGCAGCTTCTGAAGCAGTGCGACTGCCAGCAGGTCAGCATCAGAGAGCTTCTCGTGGGAATGGATGAGCTTGGGCGGAATGTGCGGCTGAATCCAGCGGCTCAGCAGGGTAACGGCAACACTCAGCGGTAGTAGAGTGAAGTCGGGACGGCCCATCACTGTACTTCGGGAAAATTCAAGGGCCGCTGAATAGGCCGGTACAGGGACAACACCGCGAGTAGCAAGCTGGAAGCAGACCTGCTGCCAGCTCATCTCGGATCGTTGGTACCGAGTCGCCTATGAGGTCATCAGGCTGGCTGAGCCGCAACCATTGGAGAAAGAGCAGGGCCACCATGCAGAGCAGAGCATGATGGTGTAACCCGCGCCATGAGCGGCCCTCAAAGTGATCCAATCCCACCTCCTGCTTCAATTCTCGATGGGTCAATTCACACGCCCACCGGCGCTTGGTTCCCTCAACGAGGTGATGAAGCGCCGTCTCGGGAGGGAGGTTACAGGCATAGTATTTCCGTTCGCCACCACGCCGTTCCTCCCCGATGATCCAGGCCGATTGACTTGGTAAGTGCTGACCTTGCCGATACTCCGTCCCATCAGCCAAGCAGACGTATTTGGCTGCGAAGCGGCCAGAGAGCGCGGCTTTCGTCCCCTGCCGCCACAAGACCTGATGCCAGACGGCATCTGCCAGCATCTCTTCCACGGTTTGACGTGGGTGAGACGGCGTCGGGTATTTAGATTGACGCCCGTGAACAGGTTTCAGGCTTAGTAAGAGTTGAACATCGGCGGGGTAGGCCTTTTGAGAACGATAGATACCCACGGACCAGTGAAGATTCCGGTCGCTTAACGCTTGCCGGAACGGCGCGTTGGCACCGTAGCCGGCATCGGCAAGCACCATGCCGAAGTTGAGGTGCGGGGAGACGCGGTCGAGTTCGTCAATGGCGACAGCCCATTTGCTCAGCGCGTGCTGGTGTTCCTCAGGAACACCAGCATCAACCATCCGCTGGGCGTTACCTGTCCAGTCACGGGGTAGAAAAAGGCGGAGACTGACAGGAACAGGAAGATCGTGTTGGGCTAGCGTGAGCGAGATCAAACATTGGCACTGGGTCAGTCCACCTACCTGTCCGGAGTACTGCTTGGTAACCCCGACCGACTTGGTTCCAGATTTGGTCAAGCAGGTGTCGTCGATGATCAGGACTGCACCTTTCCCGCCAAGCATTTGGTTGGCTCGCTGAAAGAGTAAGGGCTCGAGGGCGGCGGTGCTCCATGGGCTGTCCGTGATGAAATGCTGAAAACGATCCTCGTCGCCAGGTGCGACCAGATCGGCCATGGGAACTATACTTTTCCGGTGCGACACGCTGCACAGACCTTGAACGTAAAGTGCGGCGAGACGTCGTCTCGCCTTGTGGTGCAAATGGACCTGAAAGGGTTCGAACCAAGTCGGGAAGTGTCGGGTCCAGCGTGGCAGGTGACGACGCATAGGAGAAGGACAGCATCACCGATGCTGTCCTTGATGTCACCTTGCTGAATTTTCCCGAAGTACAGATAAGCACCGTCCCTCTCGCATCTTTTGAACCCGGAGTCAACCCCTATTCGCGGTAAATAGGTAGTGACGCTACAGGGTGGTGATCCTGATAGAGAGAGGGACTCTCTGCTCCTCGTTGTGGTGGGATAGCCAGCGCTCAACGCTGTGAGCGTTGGGACATCAGCGTGAAGGCTATGTAGCACTTCTTAGCGCCACGACTGCGGATCGCTAAGCCATCTGATCCGGATCAGATGTACTTTTACTGTATCGTTGGACTTTATGGTTCTGGGCGTCTGTCTCAGCCGCGCGGTGCTTTACAGGCTGTGAGAAGGGATTTGGTCTTGCCGCTGCTCGTAAAGGCATTAAGCTCCGCCTGCCCTTGATGCTCCCACCATTCCAGACCGTTCGGTGCTTGTGCCGGGCCGTACAGGCCAGCGTACCTTGACCCGCTCGCGCTGAGTGCTTCAGCCAGACCGTACTGTTTGCCCTGCCAATTCACGACCGCGAACAGGGGCCGAGTCGCAAAGCGGATATAAATCACATCAAGTTTGGTACCGCCTGAGCAGGTGTAATGCACAGTTCTATAGGTCATGGAGATAGGGGATGTTGCGGCAAGGGCGGGAGCGCTCAAACTCAGGGTTGCGGCCAGTGTCAGCAGGTGTCTCATCTCCTAGACCCTACAGTCGGGTGCGTTGCAGGCTCGTAACGGCCTCTGCCCCTCTTCACCGAATCAAACGCAGAGGCCTCTTTGCATCCAGGTTCCGGGATGCGAGGTGCTCCCGCTGGGCGGAGCGAGACTGAAGACCAATGAAGACTCGTAGTTCCGTTGCCCTTGATGTCGTCAAGGACGGAGTCAATGCCGGCTCAATCGGCTAGAGACCAGTGGCCTGATCAGGCCCGTGTCCCTTAAGGCCGCGTTCTATCTATCGGTTCTTAATCCGTACTACTTGTGTAGATCGTATGCAAGAAAGTTCAGGTTTTTGTCTGGTGTTACAAGGCGTTATGGCTCGATAACGCATCATAACGCTTTCGATACGGTCTGCTCTGTACCCTCTACTCAGTCTTCCAACCAATCACCCGTAAATCACTTCGCGGAGATTTAACGTTGAAGGACTACCAGGCTGACCGCACGTCTTCTGAACAGGATGTTGCGATTGAAATTCGTCTCTTTCCGTCGGTTGGCAAGCTCAAATAGCGCCTTCGTTCTCCATCTCTATTTTGGCAGCGTAGTTTTCCTTTCACTGAAAATTATGAGTGTTTAGCTTCTACACGAGATTGGGAAGGAGTCTCTTTGGCATACC comes from Deinococcus betulae and encodes:
- a CDS encoding nucleotide pyrophosphohydrolase, whose protein sequence is MDVEVLQRDLRRFSERRGWGRHHNPKSLVMALTVEVAELVEHFQWLTEDESFHPTDLEGVQEEVADVLIYLVQIADRLNIDVTEAVTQKMKRNADKYPEPMTALCADGGPYCMVEPMGK
- a CDS encoding DUF6932 family protein, whose amino-acid sequence is MPPVNPIPNFDQRGLLPAGDYHVTFDQIRHFHLVQGDGSSATWDTTWRRSLVDHCEVMVRQLWAAGVTTIVLDGSFVEAKDRPSDIDGYFEYDVNGLAILVARLNAGDPERIWDWNPNRRTLDVATGKRQLPMWHRHHVELYPHVGQPSGIPNRHGHPQLFPAAFRQQRGTYEPKGVLVVVQPQGGVQ
- a CDS encoding helix-turn-helix domain-containing protein — translated: MIRNDTEYKRVLQQIEEGRAHFHAQRASFQEQGVPVEAADIALQATESFLLGLEEDAAAYLNAKSGHLTPLGDLKHIGRWLIHARIARGLSQRELAERLQVSEAQVSRDERNEYSKVGVDRAQAILDAMGVALRVVEDRHTTIPTAESAAYTIPFETHSVPSSEVDSELYRIAGNFRAKKNLSPEKTRQIAHALNNLLNTLAEDDSPAVRQE
- a CDS encoding EVE domain-containing protein, whose product is MQPEPTAPATWIFQANPQQYDIAASLAAERVELWNLRQHASKVKLGDRVLVWISGRKSGIYAVGEVISAPMDQPDSTVGRRYWKSAGGHQVWPRVEVRYSQVLLDRPLYKKYLEFDAALTQLAILRQPRGTNFAVSANEWEALNSWLSS
- a CDS encoding PadR family transcriptional regulator, which gives rise to MGKFRMSLTILRILGVLYADPHREHYGLEIARAANVSNGALYPALERLTRAGYLTSALEDIDEAVEGRRKRRYYQLTSEGRALAEAELKDAPRLPGRLVLG
- a CDS encoding competence protein CoiA family protein — protein: MISALLIRDGHDPKPLDMPTLRQKRTRDEILAQTWQCKFCAKPMTPRMGAIRAWYFAHKREASECPFEAESEKESPQHQALKRAAGEALRRHFGQQVASLEYEVRFAHLGRIADALITLTDGTRVAVEAQLSPLTLHQLQARTDSYLHDEIEVVWVFQEQDHGGLKVGGLWDTCRQWLLDEGHLVLTARATVTQTSVPLPQLPG
- a CDS encoding helix-turn-helix domain-containing protein, with protein sequence MKWSDIETTLKAAIREKRGAQSEIARRLGIKPGSVANYVSGSNSIPTPHLDTILTVMGMTLHLGDASTVDIRNFLIQMSEQPDQQFFDSSGQGRHVYHYGETEIAGVTDLVWYSPGLWWVKLRHPKFRAHTLGTLQHTGETVLADTYHVLDGPFKGYGVAVSANLIHLWAPGLPGTPEHPAPYLN
- a CDS encoding bis-aminopropyl spermidine synthase family protein, producing MIPAIQNSVETMLLRRWEATRPESLREFDQIPMVGTDLVESVKVAARRLADRRVVFMGDHDGVSVLIGMFASRGLVPAPKRMHLLDFDERLLDRARLIATEYGFSHLLNAELYNVFDMVPAHLIGAFDAYYTNPPYGMSNDGESVRLFMARAMEMANAPGSLGQVVLPCDPQRPWTQNAAARTTQFAEAYSWDAIEMLCERHGYHLDDDPQLRSALLTLHARGGNRLPLPWQGRDVPHQEIPYFYGRSVAPPYPRYILSDGQRVQSTQVAS
- a CDS encoding ImmA/IrrE family metallo-endopeptidase, whose product is MAKTAPPFTHDHLEHLQQNADVLRAQVGAGPDGPVDAFALAAVFGARIEYLDGDVDPGDFSGMVTMHAGQPVIVLNRNMSAERRNITLLEELCHLHYRHPVEEWDDQGRQHTNVTESEAYQTGAAVLLPAIVVAKAVYKNRAAADVAREYGVSKELFEMRVKVLGLWPHYQGRKAA